One segment of Castanea sativa cultivar Marrone di Chiusa Pesio chromosome 3, ASM4071231v1 DNA contains the following:
- the LOC142628875 gene encoding uncharacterized protein LOC142628875, with protein MAEMLLKAQKYMNAEDVLAAIKGVEKIEEKGKREDDHKRRKREHPDHRPTDGNKRKDERTPRTIKFTPLVMPVDKILMQIKDEHILKWPRPLHSSPNMRDKNKYYRFHKDHGHYTEDCRDLKEQIEELIQKGKLQKYVKKGEPSRFRDSNKHQHESSSRNRDRSFQPPQDVIEEIKTIAGGAFAGGSFKSLKKACQRQVNSVHMIPPFKQRQTNQDMSFNEEDARGVKQPHSDPLVIMLTIEGFNTKRILIDNGSSTDIIYLPALQQLKLDLGRLRPFDSPIVSFSGDRVYPKGIVTLTVTVGTYPKQLTCQLDFLVVDCPSSYNMIIGRPTLNRWKSATSTYCLKVKFPIENGVGEVKRDKILARECYQIVLAAKENHTWVIEEKEEDKVEALETIELVEGEATKTTRIRTTLRPEMRIRLVQFLKENLDVFA; from the coding sequence ATGGCAGAGATGCTCCTTAAAGCgcagaagtacatgaatgctgaagaCGTGCTAGCCGCCATTAAAGGTGTggagaaaatagaagagaaggGAAAGAGGGAGGATGACCATAAAAGACGAAAGAGGGAGCATCCAGATCATCGGCCTACTGACGGGAACAAAAGGAAAGATGAAAGGACTCCACGAACGATAAAATTCACTCCTTTGGTTATGCCTGTTGATAAGATTTTAATGCAGATTAAGGATGAGCACATCCTCAAGTGGCCAAGGCCATTACATTCGTCTCCCAACATGCgtgacaagaacaaatactaCCGGTTCCACAAGGACCATGGCCACTATACGGAGGATTGCCGTGACCTAAAAGAGCAAATAGAGGAgttgatacagaaaggaaaatTGCAGAAGTATGTGAAGAAGGGAGAGCCCAGCAGGTTCAGAGATAGCAATAAGCACCAGCATGAATCTTCGTCCAGGAACAGGGATCGTTCATTCCAACCACCACAGGATGTGATCGAGGAGATAAAGACGATCGCAGGGGGGGCATTCGCGGGAGGATCATTCAAATCCCTTAAAAAAGCATGTCAAAGGCAGGTAAATAGTGTCCACATGATACCCCCGTTCAAGCAGAGACAGACGAACCAGGACATGTCTTTCAACGAGGAGGATGCTAGGGGAGTGAAACAGCCTCATAGTGACCCCTTGGTCATAATGCTCACAATTGAAGGGTTCAATACCAAGAGGATCCTCATAGATAATGGAAGCTCCACAGACATCATCTACTTACCTGCCCTCCAGCAGCTGAAGCTAGATCTTGGAAGATTGCGCCCGTTTGACTCCCCCATCGTCAGCTTCAGTGGGGATAGGGTATACCCCAAGGGCATAGTGACACTGACAGTTACAGTAGGGACTTACCCGAAGCAGTTGACTTGCCAATTGGACTTTTTGGTGGTAGACTGCCCCTCGTCTTACAATATGATTATTGGGAGACCCACGCTTAACCGATGGAAGTCAGCCACATCCACCTATTGCCTAAAGGTAAAGTTCCCAATTGAGAATGGAGTTGGTGAAGTAAAAAGAGATAAGATCCTGGCCAGGGAATGCTACCAAATCGTCCTGGCTGCAAAGGAGAACCATACATGGGTGATTgaggagaaagaagaagataaagtggAAGCCCTGGAGACAATAGAATTGGTTGAAGGAGAAGCAACCAAGACGACAAGAATAAGGACGACATTACGACCCGAGATGAGAATAAGGCTCGTCCAATTCCTTAAAGAGAACCTGGATGTCTTTGCATga